The Streptomyces phaeolivaceus genome has a window encoding:
- the mca gene encoding mycothiol conjugate amidase Mca, with protein sequence MAVHAHPDDESSKGAATMAKYVSEGVDVLVVTCTGGERGSILNPKLQGDKYIEEHIHEVRKKEMDEAREILGVGQEWLGFVDSGLPEGDPLPPLPDGCFALEDVDKAAGELVRKIRSFRPQVITTYDENGGYPHPDHIMTHKISMVAFEGATDTEKYPEAEYGPAYQPRKLYYNQGFNRARTEALHNALITRGLESPYGDWLKRWDESEHKDRTLTTHVPCAEFYEIRDKALIAHATQIDPDGGWFRVPLDLQKEVWPTEEYELAKSLVDTSLPEDDLFAGIR encoded by the coding sequence ATGGCCGTGCACGCGCACCCCGACGACGAGTCGAGCAAGGGTGCGGCCACCATGGCGAAGTATGTGTCCGAGGGGGTGGACGTGCTGGTCGTGACCTGCACGGGCGGGGAGCGCGGCTCCATCCTCAATCCGAAGCTGCAGGGCGACAAGTACATCGAGGAGCACATTCACGAGGTACGCAAGAAGGAGATGGACGAGGCCCGCGAGATCCTCGGCGTCGGGCAGGAGTGGCTCGGCTTCGTCGACTCCGGCCTTCCGGAGGGCGACCCCCTCCCGCCCCTTCCCGACGGCTGCTTCGCCCTGGAGGACGTCGACAAGGCGGCCGGCGAGCTGGTCCGGAAGATCCGCTCGTTCCGTCCCCAGGTGATCACCACCTACGACGAGAACGGCGGCTATCCGCACCCCGACCACATCATGACCCACAAGATCTCCATGGTGGCGTTCGAGGGCGCGACGGACACCGAGAAGTACCCCGAGGCCGAGTACGGCCCGGCGTACCAGCCGCGGAAGCTGTACTACAACCAGGGCTTCAACCGCGCCCGCACCGAGGCGCTGCACAACGCCCTGATCACGCGCGGCCTGGAGTCCCCGTACGGCGACTGGCTGAAGCGGTGGGACGAGTCCGAGCACAAGGACCGCACCCTCACCACGCACGTCCCCTGCGCCGAGTTCTACGAGATCCGTGACAAGGCTCTCATCGCCCACGCCACGCAGATCGACCCCGACGGCGGCTGGTTCCGGGTCCCGCTGGACCTGCAGAAGGAGGTCTGGCCCACCGAGGAGTACGAGCTGGCGAAGTCCCTCGTGGACACCTCGCTCCCCGAGGACGACCTCTTTGCGGGCATCCGTTAG